The Dermacentor silvarum isolate Dsil-2018 chromosome 11, BIME_Dsil_1.4, whole genome shotgun sequence region CAAGAACTTCCTGCTGCCCTCGGCCGTGCCGTCCGTGTTCACGATCAGGCCTTGCAGGAACGCGCCGAAGAAACGGGGTCGCAAGCCCAAGGCCTTGCtgctgcagcaacagcagcagcagcagttcgcGGCTCGAGCGGGGGCACCGCAAAGAGTGACAGTTCTGCGATCCGTAGTCGCCGGGGACGCCGATACTGCGGATGACGACGAAGACTACGACCCGAGGAGCGGCGGTAGCGTTGGCGTGCGACGCACGGGCCGGCCGCGCAAGCGGAAGGTGTTCACGGACATGGTGGTCTACATGCCCAAAACGGCGTCCGACGCGCCACAGGCCGaggacgacgaagacgacgccgGCGAGGAGGATATGCAGACGATCACCCTGACGTTTCCGCGCGAAGACGAAGATGAAGACAGTGCTTCGGAGGAGTACGGCGCGACGTCGTCTGCTGGGAAGTTGTCGGAAGGCGTGCGTCTCGAAGAGCTCTCGCAGCAGCCTGCTGCCGCAACGCCGGACGAGGCGGTGCAGTTTAGCGAGGGCGGCGAGAAGCAGCCGCCGAAGAACCTGAACGTCATTGTCTTCACCAATCAACCGCGGCCGGCGTCGAGTTCCGTTAGGACTCGAACTGACGACCTCGGTGCTGGAAGTGTGGAGGTCAACGAATCCTCGTCCGATTACCCGGGCCGGCCCAAGCGACGCTGCTGCCAGATACAGACACAGCGGCTGCTGTTTTACAAGAGCGTAATCACTAAGCTCAGGAAACGTGTCCTGGCCCTGGAGGCCAGTTTGGCCGAGAAAGAAAGGGAACTGGCGGCTATCGAAGCGCAAAAAGACCTTGAATTGTTGTAGCATATGGTGATCCGTTTTAAGAATGAAGTGGCAATGAGAACATGGCCGTCATCGTATTGCAGATACTGTGTGCATTATTTTTGTTGTTCTCCAGGTGTGGCTGTTGAGAAAGAGGCATGCCACTTTGCAGGACAAGATGTCCCGTTTTATGTTCAAAATAAAGAGTATGGGTACTCGCACATACTTAAGTTATGGGCTGTTGCTACTTCATGTACCAGAAGGTTTTTGATTAGCTCGGAAGCTCACTCCTTAAAGGCTTCTTGCAACACAAAACATTCTGCAGATTTTCTACTGTTCTAGATCTGCTATGCAAG contains the following coding sequences:
- the LOC119433799 gene encoding uncharacterized protein LOC119433799, whose amino-acid sequence is MGKCCIPSCRNSRERIPGLTFHQIPSNEPCRTRWMEVLTKNGVNAFTEWTLVCGEHFTHEDYKMTARKNFLLPSAVPSVFTIRPCRNAPKKRGRKPKALLLQQQQQQQFAARAGAPQRVTVLRSVVAGDADTADDDEDYDPRSGGSVGVRRTGRPRKRKVFTDMVVYMPKTASDAPQAEDDEDDAGEEDMQTITLTFPREDEDEDSASEEYGATSSAGKLSEGVRLEELSQQPAAATPDEAVQFSEGGEKQPPKNLNVIVFTNQPRPASSSVRTRTDDLGAGSVEVNESSSDYPGRPKRRCCQIQTQRLLFYKSVITKLRKRVLALEASLAEKERELAAIEAQKDLELL